A genomic window from Tolypothrix sp. PCC 7910 includes:
- a CDS encoding NB-ARC domain-containing protein encodes MAREPSKGPVIQKRVKRLLGALLGFAAGEFAEDEFKIEYDWKEADSANPKLTMKTTLVALELLTLKDEYPGKLTKTQIREALNLLKDFVKILEDNRIQTQGSDEWHFTLKLWSKDKEKNLKRFDKVWQSNKSQKSPQLEANYPEYEGIAVVPQTKLAIFQAPPLPAHFVERPEYSDDLKTRLLTEDNRTLVITAIHGLGSVGKSTLAAALAVDAEIQTRFCDGILWATLGQQPDVLSLVSGWVQALGDYSFKPTSVEATTNHLRTLLYDKAVLLVVDDAWNTQDAQAFNVGGVRCQVLVTTREGAIADALAASTYSLDIMKPEQAMELLTKKLRREITGAERQSAKNLAQGVGYLPLALELAAAEVASGTTWDELLADIRQEVARLTSFDRPEAEEITDEASLKRLSLTASLNLSVKRMPQEKQQHFAWLGVLPEDVNINKMMAATLWAMDERDAAKMLQYLRNKALLLTGVPLADGTPTYRLHDLFHDLACNLLTAAPQLRRTGDLPGLGLNLADAHAALLEKYRQKTQNNLWHTLPNDGYIHQRLVWHLEKAGRVEEIHSLLWEESATGNNGWFEVREQLAQTGGYITDVSRAWELAEANWDESTLPQVVGLQCRYALITASLNSLAAKLPVKLLMALVKKKVWTAEQGLAYALQNPELKQKVAVLAELFNYLPTKLKKLALSEAFTAARSIQDEYSRVDALSALAENLPPELLQEALATACSIQDEYSRASALSALAENLPPELLQEALTTARSIQDEYSRASALSALAENLPEVLPEALTAALSIQSEYFRASALSALAENLPEVLPEALTAARLIQDESARARALRALAAKLPELLPEALTAVRLIPNEYSRADALSALAENLPPKLLTEALTAARLIQDESARTCALSALAQKLPELLQEALTAVRLIPNEYSRAHALSVLAAKLPELLQEALTVARLIQDESARALALSSLAENLPPELLTEALTVARSIQDERYRARALSDLAQNLPEVLSEALTAARLIQYELARADALSDLAENLPPELLTEALTVARSIQDESARAVVLSDLAENLPPELLQEALTAVRLIQDELARANALRALAQNLPEVLPEALTAARSIQSEFDRILALRALAQNLPEVLPEALTTARSIQYELARADALSALAENLPPELLTEALTAVRLIQDESDRARALSVLARNMPEVLPEALTTARSIQNEIFRADALIALAQNLPEVLPEALTAARSILDEGYRARALSALAEQLPPDLLTEALAAIRSIQSEFDRARALSALAAELPELLPEALTVARSIQPESDRALALSVFLAAKLPELLPEALAALRSIQPDSDRAVALSALAENLPPELLTEALTAARSIQDERYCTCALSALALGMSQIPSAKLFLLWGDTLHQLSLRTRPHLLLDIMVFFPVIFALGGEVATAEVARAIIDVGRWWK; translated from the coding sequence ATGGCGCGAGAACCTAGTAAAGGCCCTGTAATTCAAAAGCGAGTTAAGCGTCTGTTAGGGGCGTTGCTTGGTTTTGCGGCTGGGGAATTTGCGGAGGATGAATTTAAGATTGAGTACGACTGGAAAGAAGCAGATAGCGCTAACCCTAAGCTGACGATGAAAACAACTCTGGTGGCTTTGGAGTTGTTGACGCTAAAAGACGAATATCCAGGTAAGTTAACTAAAACGCAAATCCGCGAAGCGCTGAATTTACTCAAGGATTTTGTCAAAATTCTGGAAGATAACCGGATTCAAACTCAGGGTTCTGATGAGTGGCACTTTACATTAAAGCTATGGTCAAAGGATAAAGAAAAGAACCTGAAACGATTTGATAAGGTATGGCAAAGCAACAAATCTCAGAAATCTCCACAACTAGAAGCGAATTACCCTGAATATGAGGGTATTGCTGTTGTACCCCAAACTAAGCTGGCGATATTTCAAGCCCCTCCTTTACCTGCACACTTTGTTGAACGCCCAGAATACAGCGATGATTTAAAGACTCGCCTGCTCACAGAAGATAATCGCACTTTGGTAATTACGGCGATTCACGGTTTGGGTTCTGTGGGTAAATCGACTTTAGCAGCAGCTTTAGCAGTAGATGCAGAAATCCAAACTCGGTTTTGTGATGGTATTTTGTGGGCTACATTAGGTCAACAGCCTGATGTGCTGTCTTTAGTTAGTGGCTGGGTGCAAGCATTAGGAGACTATAGCTTTAAACCTACCAGTGTAGAAGCAACTACCAACCATTTACGGACGCTGCTTTATGACAAAGCGGTGTTGCTGGTGGTAGATGATGCATGGAATACGCAAGATGCACAAGCGTTTAATGTGGGTGGGGTGCGGTGTCAGGTTTTAGTAACAACTCGTGAAGGGGCAATTGCTGATGCCTTAGCAGCCAGCACCTACAGCCTGGATATCATGAAACCAGAGCAGGCGATGGAATTGCTGACGAAGAAATTAAGACGGGAAATTACAGGTGCAGAACGTCAGTCAGCCAAAAATTTAGCCCAAGGTGTTGGTTATCTCCCCCTAGCATTGGAACTCGCAGCCGCCGAAGTTGCTAGCGGTACGACTTGGGATGAACTATTGGCGGATATTCGGCAAGAGGTAGCCAGATTAACCAGTTTTGACCGACCGGAAGCAGAGGAAATTACCGATGAGGCGAGTTTAAAACGCTTGAGTTTAACCGCATCATTAAACTTGAGTGTCAAGCGAATGCCTCAAGAAAAGCAACAGCATTTTGCTTGGTTGGGGGTGTTACCAGAGGATGTCAACATTAATAAGATGATGGCGGCGACACTGTGGGCAATGGATGAGCGTGATGCTGCCAAGATGTTGCAATATTTACGGAATAAGGCATTGCTATTAACAGGAGTACCCCTTGCTGATGGTACGCCTACCTATCGCTTACATGACTTATTCCATGATTTAGCCTGTAATTTGTTAACTGCTGCGCCACAGCTAAGACGGACAGGAGATTTGCCAGGGTTAGGTTTAAATCTTGCTGATGCTCACGCTGCATTGTTGGAGAAGTATCGGCAGAAAACCCAGAATAATTTATGGCATACCTTGCCCAATGATGGTTACATTCATCAGCGTTTAGTTTGGCATTTGGAGAAGGCGGGACGGGTTGAAGAGATTCACTCTTTATTGTGGGAGGAGTCGGCAACTGGGAATAATGGCTGGTTTGAAGTGCGGGAACAATTGGCACAAACAGGGGGTTACATCACAGATGTTTCTCGTGCTTGGGAATTAGCAGAAGCGAATTGGGATGAGTCAACATTGCCGCAAGTGGTGGGTTTGCAATGTCGCTATGCTTTGATTACGGCATCGCTTAATAGTTTGGCAGCAAAATTACCAGTTAAATTGCTGATGGCTTTGGTTAAAAAAAAGGTGTGGACTGCTGAACAAGGGCTAGCTTATGCCCTGCAAAATCCAGAATTAAAACAGAAAGTCGCAGTCCTTGCAGAGTTATTTAACTATTTGCCAACCAAATTAAAAAAACTCGCACTTTCAGAAGCATTCACCGCTGCACGCTCGATTCAGGATGAGTATTCTCGCGTCGATGCCTTAAGTGCCTTAGCTGAGAATCTGCCACCTGAGTTGTTACAAGAAGCACTCGCCACCGCGTGCTCGATTCAGGATGAGTATTCTCGCGCCTCTGCCTTAAGTGCCTTAGCTGAGAATCTGCCACCTGAGTTGTTACAAGAAGCACTCACCACCGCGCGCTCGATTCAGGATGAGTATTCTCGCGCCTCTGCCTTGAGTGCCTTAGCTGAGAATCTGCCAGAAGTATTGCCAGAAGCACTCACCGCCGCACTCTCGATTCAGTCTGAGTATTTTCGCGCCTCTGCCTTGAGTGCCTTAGCTGAGAATCTGCCAGAAGTATTGCCAGAAGCACTTACCGCCGCACGCTTGATTCAGGATGAATCTGCTCGCGCACGTGCCTTGAGGGCCTTAGCAGCAAAACTGCCAGAGTTATTGCCAGAAGCACTTACCGCCGTACGCTTGATTCCGAATGAGTATTCTCGCGCCGATGCCTTGAGTGCCTTAGCTGAGAATCTGCCACCTAAGTTGTTAACAGAAGCACTCACTGCTGCACGCTTGATTCAGGATGAATCTGCTCGCACCTGTGCCTTGAGTGCCTTAGCTCAGAAACTGCCAGAGTTGTTACAAGAAGCACTCACCGCCGTACGCTTGATTCCGAATGAGTATTCTCGCGCCCATGCCTTGAGTGTCTTAGCAGCGAAACTGCCAGAGTTGTTACAAGAAGCACTCACCGTCGCACGCTTGATTCAGGATGAATCTGCTCGCGCACTTGCCTTGAGTAGCTTAGCTGAGAATCTGCCACCTGAGTTGTTAACAGAAGCACTCACTGTCGCACGCTCTATTCAGGATGAGAGATATCGCGCCCGTGCCTTGAGTGACTTAGCTCAGAATCTGCCAGAGGTATTGTCAGAAGCACTCACCGCTGCACGCTTGATTCAGTATGAATTAGCTCGGGCCGATGCCTTGAGTGACTTAGCTGAGAATCTGCCACCTGAGTTGTTAACAGAAGCACTCACTGTCGCACGCTCTATTCAGGATGAATCTGCTCGTGCCGTTGTGTTGAGTGACTTAGCTGAGAATCTGCCACCTGAGTTGTTACAAGAAGCACTCACTGCCGTACGCTTGATTCAGGATGAATTAGCTCGCGCCAATGCCTTGAGAGCATTAGCTCAGAATCTGCCAGAGGTATTGCCAGAAGCACTCACCGCTGCACGATCAATTCAGTCTGAGTTTGATCGCATCCTTGCCTTGAGAGCATTAGCTCAGAATCTGCCAGAAGTATTGCCAGAAGCACTCACCACCGCGCGTTCAATTCAGTATGAATTAGCTCGCGCCGATGCCTTGAGTGCCTTAGCTGAGAATCTGCCACCTGAGTTGTTAACAGAAGCACTCACTGCCGTACGCTTGATTCAGGATGAGTCTGATCGCGCCCGTGCCTTGAGTGTCTTAGCTCGGAATATGCCAGAGGTATTGCCAGAAGCACTGACTACCGCACGCTCTATTCAGAATGAGATATTTCGCGCCGATGCCTTGATTGCCTTAGCTCAGAATCTGCCAGAAGTATTGCCAGAAGCACTCACTGCCGCACGCTCTATTCTGGATGAGGGATATCGTGCCCGTGCCTTGAGTGCCTTAGCAGAACAACTGCCGCCAGATTTATTAACAGAAGCACTCGCTGCCATACGCTCTATTCAGTCTGAGTTTGATCGCGCCCGTGCCTTGAGTGCCTTAGCAGCAGAACTGCCAGAGTTATTGCCAGAAGCACTCACTGTCGCACGCTCGATTCAGCCTGAGTCTGATCGCGCCCTTGCTTTGAGTGTTTTTTTAGCAGCAAAACTGCCAGAATTATTGCCAGAAGCACTCGCTGCCTTACGCTCGATTCAACCTGACTCTGATCGTGCCGTTGCCTTGAGTGCCTTAGCTGAGAATCTGCCACCTGAGTTATTAACAGAAGCACTCACCGCCGCACGCTCGATTCAGGATGAGAGATATTGCACCTGTGCCCTTAGTGCATTAGCTTTAGGTATGTCACAAATTCCATCTGCCAAACTTTTTCTGCTTTGGGGAGATACACTTCATCAGCTATCCCTTCGCACTCGTCCTCATTTGCTGTTAGATATCATGGTATTTTTTCCAGTTATCTTTGCATTAGGTGGTGAAGTTGCAACGGCAGAAGTTGCCCGTGCCATTATAGATGTGGGGCGATGGTGGAAGTAA
- the purD gene encoding phosphoribosylamine--glycine ligase gives MKVLVVGNGGREHALAWKLLQSKQIEQVVCVPGNGGTASMAGCQNLPLAVDDFAGISKFALENGITLVVVGPEVPLAKGITDYLQAKGLMVFGPVKAGAQIEASKAWAKALMQEAGIPTAKAAVFTEAAAAKSYVKAQGAPIVVKADGLAAGKGVIVAETIEQAHNAIDTIFQGQFGSAGEFIVVEECLIGQEVSVLALTDGLTIRPLLPAQDHKRIGEGDTGENTGGMGAYAPAPIATPELMARVQQEVLERAIAALKSKGIDYRGVLYAGLMISPDGDFKVLEFNCRFGDPETQVILPLLETPLEELILACVQQRLGEMPPIAWKPGAAATVVAAAGGYPGAYEKGQVITGTEQATTANVTVFHAGTKLNEQQQIVTDGGRVLNVTGIGGDFAEAIAQAYTGIQSIHFEGMYYRRDIGHRVLRKAEE, from the coding sequence GTGAAAGTTTTAGTTGTTGGGAATGGGGGGCGCGAACACGCTCTAGCTTGGAAACTGCTGCAATCTAAGCAAATTGAGCAAGTTGTTTGTGTCCCTGGTAATGGGGGTACGGCTAGTATGGCAGGTTGTCAAAACTTGCCTTTAGCTGTTGATGATTTTGCGGGAATTAGTAAATTTGCGCTGGAAAATGGCATAACTCTGGTGGTAGTGGGGCCAGAGGTGCCTTTAGCTAAGGGAATTACAGATTATCTCCAGGCAAAAGGATTGATGGTATTTGGCCCTGTCAAAGCCGGGGCGCAAATTGAAGCTAGTAAGGCTTGGGCGAAAGCGTTGATGCAAGAAGCAGGGATTCCCACAGCTAAAGCCGCAGTCTTTACAGAAGCCGCCGCCGCGAAATCTTATGTAAAAGCCCAAGGTGCGCCGATTGTGGTGAAAGCTGATGGCTTGGCGGCTGGTAAGGGTGTCATAGTGGCGGAAACAATAGAACAAGCCCACAATGCCATTGATACGATTTTTCAGGGGCAATTTGGCAGTGCTGGGGAATTTATAGTTGTTGAAGAATGTTTGATTGGGCAAGAGGTTTCGGTTTTAGCGTTAACTGATGGCTTAACCATTCGCCCTTTACTCCCAGCACAGGATCATAAGCGAATTGGAGAAGGCGATACTGGAGAAAATACTGGTGGAATGGGAGCTTACGCCCCTGCACCAATCGCCACACCAGAATTGATGGCGCGAGTTCAACAAGAAGTTTTAGAAAGAGCGATCGCAGCTTTAAAATCTAAAGGCATCGATTACCGAGGTGTGCTGTACGCCGGGTTAATGATTTCGCCCGATGGTGACTTTAAGGTTTTGGAATTTAACTGTCGCTTTGGCGATCCCGAAACCCAAGTAATTCTGCCACTTTTAGAAACGCCTTTAGAAGAATTGATTTTAGCTTGCGTACAACAGCGTTTAGGCGAAATGCCCCCAATTGCTTGGAAACCAGGTGCAGCGGCTACCGTCGTGGCTGCGGCTGGCGGCTATCCCGGAGCGTATGAAAAAGGACAGGTAATTACTGGTACTGAGCAAGCAACAACTGCCAATGTGACTGTGTTCCATGCAGGGACTAAGCTGAACGAGCAGCAGCAAATAGTAACCGATGGTGGACGAGTATTAAACGTTACCGGAATTGGAGGGGATTTTGCAGAGGCGATCGCCCAAGCATACACTGGCATCCAATCAATTCACTTTGAAGGAATGTATTACCGTAGAGATATTGGTCATAGAGTGCTGAGAAAGGCTGAAGAATAA
- the nblS gene encoding two-component system sensor histidine kinase NblS yields the protein MLALVKTIRETIANWWSDFTLQTKLLAVATLVVSLVMSGLTFWAVNTIQQDARMNDTRFGRDLGLLLAANVAPLVADQNLTEVAQFSQRFYSSTSSVRYMLYADETGNIFFGIPFWEAEVKNSLTIERRIQLPEDYPGDGEKPMVRQHMTPDGAVTDVFVPLIVNKKYLGVLAIGINPNQTAVISTNFTRDVTIAVFITIWVMVILAGVINALTITKPIKELLVGVKQIAAGNFKQRIDLPLGGELGELILSFNDMAQRLESYEEQNIEELTAEKAKLETLVSTIADGAVLIDNNMQVILINPTAQRIFAWENEEVVGSNVLYHLPSAVQMEITRPLYEMAAGECESAEFRIALNEPTKRTIRILLTTVLNLQRESIKGIAITVQDITREVELNEAKSQFISNVSHELRTPLFNIKSFIETLHDYGEDLSIEQRQEFLQTVNHETDRLTRLVNDVLDLSKLESGRTYNFDGVDLSQAIEQTLRTYQLNAKDKGIELIQEVAPQLPLVLGNYDLLLQVLANLVGNALKFTPAGGKVAIRAYQLDFIHNSHNQPLPVRVEVSDTGIGIDSEDQQAIFDRFFRVENRVHTLEGTGLGLSIVRNIMERHRSQVHLVSEVGVGTTFWFDLTVVNNS from the coding sequence ATGCTGGCTCTTGTGAAGACAATCCGAGAAACGATCGCGAATTGGTGGTCAGATTTCACCCTCCAGACGAAGCTGTTAGCTGTTGCCACTTTGGTGGTTTCGTTAGTTATGAGTGGTCTGACCTTTTGGGCGGTGAATACAATTCAACAGGATGCGCGGATGAATGACACGCGCTTCGGTCGTGACTTGGGACTGCTGCTAGCTGCCAATGTCGCCCCTCTAGTGGCTGACCAAAATCTCACTGAAGTTGCCCAATTTTCCCAACGCTTCTACAGCAGCACTTCTAGTGTGCGCTATATGCTTTACGCTGATGAAACAGGGAATATCTTTTTTGGCATTCCTTTTTGGGAAGCGGAGGTGAAAAACTCCCTTACCATTGAACGGCGAATCCAATTGCCAGAAGATTACCCTGGAGACGGGGAAAAGCCGATGGTACGGCAACACATGACACCTGATGGTGCTGTAACTGATGTGTTTGTACCATTAATCGTCAATAAAAAATACTTGGGTGTCTTGGCGATTGGCATTAACCCTAACCAAACTGCTGTTATCTCTACTAATTTCACCCGTGATGTTACCATTGCTGTTTTTATCACCATTTGGGTAATGGTAATTTTGGCGGGGGTAATTAATGCTTTAACAATTACCAAACCCATTAAAGAACTGCTGGTAGGCGTGAAACAAATCGCCGCCGGAAACTTCAAGCAAAGAATTGACTTGCCCCTAGGAGGTGAACTAGGAGAGTTAATTTTAAGCTTTAATGACATGGCACAGCGTTTAGAAAGCTATGAAGAACAAAATATTGAGGAACTAACGGCAGAAAAAGCCAAGTTAGAAACTCTAGTTTCTACCATCGCTGACGGTGCTGTGTTGATTGACAATAATATGCAGGTAATTTTAATCAACCCCACAGCACAGCGCATTTTTGCCTGGGAAAATGAAGAGGTTGTAGGTAGCAATGTGTTATATCACTTACCCTCGGCTGTGCAAATGGAAATTACCCGCCCTTTATATGAAATGGCTGCGGGTGAATGTGAAAGTGCTGAGTTTCGGATTGCGCTGAACGAACCCACCAAACGCACAATCAGAATTTTGCTGACTACAGTTTTAAATTTACAACGGGAAAGCATCAAAGGCATTGCCATTACAGTGCAAGATATAACCCGAGAAGTAGAACTCAACGAAGCTAAAAGCCAGTTTATCAGTAACGTTTCTCACGAACTGCGAACACCTTTATTTAACATCAAATCTTTTATCGAAACATTACATGACTACGGTGAAGACTTAAGTATAGAACAGCGCCAAGAGTTTTTACAAACAGTTAATCATGAAACCGATCGCCTGACACGCTTAGTTAATGATGTCTTGGATTTATCCAAACTAGAATCAGGACGCACCTATAATTTTGATGGCGTAGATTTATCGCAAGCAATTGAGCAAACCTTACGAACTTATCAATTAAATGCCAAAGATAAAGGTATTGAATTAATTCAAGAAGTAGCCCCACAGTTACCCTTAGTATTAGGTAATTATGATTTATTACTACAAGTATTAGCTAATTTAGTGGGTAATGCTCTCAAATTTACCCCTGCTGGCGGTAAAGTAGCCATCCGCGCCTATCAATTAGATTTCATCCATAATTCTCACAATCAACCGCTACCTGTGCGAGTAGAAGTCTCTGATACTGGTATTGGCATTGACTCAGAAGACCAACAAGCGATTTTTGACCGCTTCTTCCGCGTAGAAAATCGCGTTCATACCCTCGAAGGTACAGGTTTAGGTCTTTCCATTGTCCGCAATATTATGGAAAGACATCGCAGCCAAGTGCATTTGGTCAGTGAAGTTGGAGTAGGTACAACTTTTTGGTTTGATTTAACAGTGGTGAATAATTCGTAA
- a CDS encoding oxaloacetate decarboxylase, with protein MSAAQKLRELLARPEIIVIPGVYDCLGAKLAQQSGFEVVATSGFGIAASTLGLPDYGFLTATEMLYSVGRIAQSITVPLIADLDTGYGNALNVMRTIKDAVQLGLAGVLLEDQEWPKKCGHFEGKRVVSLEEHAGKIRAAVEARGDSGLVIIARTDARAPLGLEAAIARGRAYIAAGADVLFVEAPQSVEELKAIASAFPDVPLVANIVEGGKTPEISTTELQQLGFKIVFFPLTALMAVTHVMNACFQHLKTQGTTANLPDLVTFKDFQELMGVPQFLQTEKRFADEK; from the coding sequence ATGTCTGCTGCACAAAAACTGCGAGAGTTATTAGCGCGTCCTGAAATTATTGTTATTCCTGGGGTTTACGACTGTCTTGGTGCGAAACTAGCTCAACAGTCGGGTTTTGAAGTAGTGGCTACTAGTGGCTTTGGTATTGCTGCTTCCACACTGGGTTTACCGGATTATGGTTTTCTCACCGCTACGGAAATGCTTTATAGTGTCGGCCGGATTGCTCAGTCAATTACTGTACCGCTTATAGCCGATTTAGATACAGGCTACGGTAACGCCTTAAATGTGATGCGTACTATCAAGGATGCCGTACAGTTGGGTTTAGCTGGCGTGTTGCTAGAAGATCAGGAATGGCCGAAAAAGTGTGGTCATTTTGAAGGTAAGCGGGTAGTTTCCCTAGAAGAACACGCCGGTAAAATTAGAGCAGCTGTAGAAGCACGCGGTGATAGTGGTTTAGTAATTATTGCCCGTACCGATGCCCGTGCGCCACTGGGTTTAGAAGCTGCGATCGCTCGTGGTCGTGCTTACATTGCCGCTGGTGCTGATGTATTATTTGTAGAAGCCCCCCAGTCAGTTGAAGAATTAAAAGCGATCGCCTCTGCTTTTCCTGATGTACCACTGGTAGCTAATATCGTTGAAGGTGGTAAAACTCCAGAAATTTCTACTACAGAGTTACAGCAATTAGGATTTAAAATCGTCTTTTTCCCACTCACTGCGCTGATGGCTGTTACTCATGTAATGAATGCTTGTTTCCAACATTTAAAAACACAAGGAACCACTGCCAATTTACCAGACTTGGTAACTTTTAAAGATTTTCAAGAACTGATGGGTGTACCGCAATTTCTGCAAACTGAAAAAAGATTTGCAGATGAAAAATAG
- a CDS encoding group 1 truncated hemoglobin — MTTLFEKLGGAAAVNLAVDKFYERVMQDERIKHFFADVDMVKQREHQKAFLTYAFGGTDKYDGRYMREAHKDLVEKQGLNSEHFDAVAEDLMETLKELGVPEELRAEVAAVAAAPQHRKEVLNQ, encoded by the coding sequence ATGACGACTTTATTTGAAAAACTTGGTGGTGCTGCTGCTGTTAACTTAGCAGTTGACAAATTCTATGAACGAGTTATGCAGGACGAGCGCATCAAGCACTTTTTTGCTGATGTGGATATGGTGAAGCAACGGGAACACCAGAAGGCTTTTCTAACTTATGCTTTTGGTGGAACTGATAAATATGACGGTCGCTATATGCGAGAAGCTCATAAAGATTTGGTGGAAAAGCAAGGTTTAAACAGCGAACACTTTGATGCAGTTGCAGAAGATTTGATGGAAACCCTAAAGGAATTGGGGGTTCCTGAGGAATTACGCGCAGAAGTTGCTGCGGTAGCTGCTGCACCGCAACATAGGAAAGAAGTTTTAAATCAATAA
- the sugE gene encoding quaternary ammonium compound efflux SMR transporter SugE, which produces MAWIYLLIAGLLEMGWAIGLKYTQGFTKLAPSIVTVACMILSFVLLSKALRTLPVGTAYAIWTGIGAVGTALLGVVLFGEPAEMKRFFCIGLIVAGLLGLRFVS; this is translated from the coding sequence ATGGCTTGGATTTACCTTCTGATTGCTGGTTTGCTAGAGATGGGATGGGCAATCGGTTTGAAGTATACACAAGGATTTACCAAGCTGGCCCCTAGTATCGTTACTGTTGCTTGTATGATACTGAGTTTTGTATTGCTGTCAAAAGCGCTCCGCACTTTACCAGTGGGTACTGCTTATGCAATTTGGACTGGTATCGGAGCAGTGGGTACAGCTTTACTGGGTGTAGTTCTGTTTGGAGAACCTGCTGAGATGAAACGCTTTTTTTGTATTGGCTTGATTGTTGCAGGTTTGTTGGGGCTGAGGTTTGTTTCTTAA
- a CDS encoding alpha/beta hydrolase, translating to MIVQDVEVAPQTAEYQPVNLITSRGTIQCRYYPVQHTEKAAIFVGGVGGDWDTPARGLYPLLCEKLTSQAIASLRIRYRYPTQLEEAVLDVVASITYLQDQGIKDIALVGHSFGGAVVIQAAAKSPNVCTVVTLATQAYGTDPAPELATRCSLLLLHGLEDEVLSPYCSQAVYQKALQPKQIIFYPNAKHGLDEAADEVYSVVQAWIIKQLNHASVRLL from the coding sequence ATGATTGTCCAAGACGTTGAAGTCGCACCCCAAACTGCAGAATATCAGCCTGTGAATTTAATCACGAGTCGGGGTACAATTCAATGTCGCTATTATCCTGTACAACATACCGAAAAAGCAGCGATTTTTGTGGGAGGTGTCGGTGGCGATTGGGATACACCGGCGCGTGGACTTTATCCTTTGTTGTGTGAAAAACTGACATCGCAAGCGATCGCTTCTTTGAGAATACGCTACCGTTACCCCACACAGTTAGAAGAAGCTGTGCTAGATGTGGTTGCAAGTATAACTTATTTGCAAGACCAAGGTATAAAAGATATCGCCTTAGTCGGTCACTCTTTTGGCGGTGCAGTAGTAATTCAAGCTGCAGCGAAATCCCCCAATGTCTGCACTGTTGTGACTCTTGCTACTCAAGCTTACGGTACAGATCCGGCTCCAGAACTAGCAACTAGATGCTCGCTATTGCTGCTACATGGTTTAGAAGACGAAGTATTATCACCTTACTGCTCACAAGCTGTTTACCAAAAAGCCCTACAACCAAAGCAGATAATTTTTTATCCAAATGCCAAGCATGGGCTAGATGAAGCAGCGGATGAAGTTTACTCAGTGGTTCAGGCTTGGATTATTAAGCAGTTAAATCATGCTTCGGTAAGGTTACTTTAG
- a CDS encoding NmrA family NAD(P)-binding protein — MSDKILLIGVTGGTGGNVVKGFLEQGITNLRAITRKIDLNRPSLAKLNDAGVELVAANLDDADFLTAAFTGVAAVYCHATSGDSSKADPQEVERAKQVARAAKQANIQHFVYNSAGGAERNSGIPHIEQKYQVEQILKAAGLPTTMLRACLFMEEFWKKYTRPSILKGTFPFSIQPDNPLHLITTKDMGRVAAYVIQHPSQYIGREIELAGDVLTPKQMAEAFSQAQGIKVIHKETPAWIFLLLWQKELFNLIQWYRHQGYQADVQQLRKEFPGILTTFSEFLAETHWKNPELTYESLW; from the coding sequence ATGTCCGATAAAATTTTGCTCATCGGCGTTACTGGCGGGACGGGTGGAAATGTCGTCAAAGGCTTTCTCGAACAGGGTATAACAAACCTGCGTGCCATTACTAGAAAAATCGACCTTAACCGTCCTTCTCTAGCAAAATTGAATGATGCGGGAGTGGAGTTAGTTGCAGCTAACTTAGATGACGCAGACTTCCTCACCGCTGCTTTTACAGGAGTTGCGGCTGTTTACTGTCACGCTACATCTGGAGATAGTAGCAAAGCCGATCCTCAAGAAGTGGAAAGAGCAAAACAAGTTGCACGAGCAGCAAAACAAGCTAATATCCAACATTTTGTTTACAATTCCGCAGGTGGGGCGGAAAGAAATTCTGGTATTCCCCATATTGAGCAAAAATATCAAGTTGAGCAAATTCTCAAAGCTGCTGGTTTACCCACAACTATGTTGCGGGCTTGCTTGTTTATGGAAGAGTTTTGGAAAAAGTACACGCGTCCTTCTATCCTCAAGGGAACTTTCCCATTTTCCATTCAGCCTGACAACCCGCTACATTTAATTACTACTAAAGATATGGGGCGTGTAGCGGCTTATGTAATTCAACATCCTTCTCAATATATTGGACGAGAAATTGAGTTAGCTGGTGATGTGCTTACACCCAAACAAATGGCTGAGGCTTTCTCCCAAGCGCAGGGAATAAAAGTTATCCACAAAGAAACACCTGCTTGGATTTTCTTGTTACTTTGGCAAAAAGAACTATTCAATTTAATTCAGTGGTATCGCCATCAAGGTTATCAAGCTGACGTTCAGCAATTAAGGAAAGAATTCCCTGGAATTTTGACTACATTTAGCGAATTCCTAGCAGAAACACATTGGAAAAACCCTGAGCTTACCTATGAAAGTTTATGGTAA